tatataatttattaaaatgtttatttaatgtatggaatatgttatatgtaaAGATAGACGAAGTAATTATACCTTGacaatatgttttttttttttctttttatggaactatattaatattttttctaaatctatatatcaaaaaaatataataaaaaaaaattatgtttatgtGTAAAAAGATTTTTCATATAGAAATAATGGTATAAACtgaatttaattaaaaattattgtacaaaagtataatatgtgtttctattttcctttaaaatatatattatttgatatatcGTGTAATAgcaaatattttcaatttttttattatatgctatattataaaaaattttatgtgcatctgaattatataaattatgtgcTATGTTTAACATgattcaaaatattaattcattaatatattattactattattataataattattatttataagtataaaaaataggtCCTACcatatattgtttataaCTTTAGAATTTTTAGTAAGAAATATCCTTATGATTTGTACttattgtataaatatattgaactgtatattatctatattctcTATGATCTATATTACATTCATACTGATTATTTCAtgatattgtaaaaaataatatatattttttttagtattatattttgaaatgaattaataaaaaaatattattaaattagtatattacaataaaataaatatatatttaaaaatttattaataaattcaaattgttttacatttatgtaagttattttcattttcaaataacataatgataaaattcatataatatacatttaaagccatttcactttttatatattttaaaatcaattatagttatataaattttattgttgatttataaagaaataatataaataaatttttaaataaatgtagcGCCATTTTTCATTGGaactatattatatttagtcaattgtttttttttttaaataaattaaaatattaaatatttacttaatggataaaaatatgaggacaaaaatatttattaaaatgtttgCGTTTATGATTCTTACATGGATATGAAATCTTAACAATTTTATGGTATAATAACatcaaatatgtatattttttattatttatatttttctcattttattttcgtCAACATAGTATCTTATTATTAGttaatttgttcatattaaaaattaatatttatgtttttagaATATGCTTATTAAATCCACggaaagaaaatataaatatggtATAATATTagataaaagaaattatagaaTAATAGCAAAAACTAAACAGGATATATATCCAAATGTTTTATGCTTAAAAGAAAAGTTTCcaaataatgaaaacattaaatataaaaatatatctaataatgcAAAAGGAGTTAATAGAAGAAACAAGCAATCAAATAGAAGTTTATTAAATGAGGCACAATACTATACAGAAGTaatagattataataatggaatgtttgatggaaaacatttccattttgaaaaaaaatggattaagaaaaaagattatattgattttcttgaaaaaaaaaggagaatttgtaatatagctttaaaaaaaataaaatttaaaaattacggATATATAGTTGCTatgtttgttattttttttttctttggaATAGGATTACCAGTATTATCTAACTTGGAGTCTTTGGATACAGCATGGAATGGGCTggacaaaaaaaatgtattgaaaattttatatgaagCCGTAAAAGGGTGGGATCAAACAGCAAAGTCCactatttatttaacaaTATTTAGTGTACTAATGCTTACATTAATTATTGTGCTTGTAAAAGGAATTTGTAAAAtcttaagaaataatgaaaaatataataaaattaagttgaTAActgagtaaaataaataataatatatatatatatatttttctctaaTTAAGTCTTTAATATTAAGTAATatccataatatttttagtgATATGatgaatatgtattaatataatttctaaaatattataaattcttatgtatataattagtCATTTTGatacacaaaaatataatatatgttaatcgtttttatgtaatatttgaACGTTTAAAATATGCCTAATTTctatattaatgaataatttaagcttaattaaaaacaggtattataacaattatatttttgcatataaaTAGATTTCTATGAATAACATGCGTCTGTGCTTTGAAGTGGATAAATAATAGagttattcatataattttatggaactcagttaaattatattttaactaaTAATTAGTGTCTCCTATTATGTACGCTGTTTTGTTATAAAATTACTATTTGTTATGGTAAttgaaggaaaaaatattgattGTTTGGTATTAACAATACACATTTCTTGTTTagtatttaataaaactatGTGAGCACATCATGCTTAActgtcatatatataaatatatatttttacattaaaaaaccattaatatttactttatataatattttttatgagatatatgtaaatgaatatatttattgaaaaaatattcttaaaaatccTTTGGTTTTGTTCTTATTGAATAATtctcaaaatataaatatataataaattaatatagcTTTTGATTatggaaaatttataattttttaataatttgtgTATTATGAAAATTCATAATTAATTGAAGGGCAAAAGcgaattattatattaatattgttcctaattatattcttgatactattctttataaattatttaatatatattatattgtaaatacattatatgatgtttttattttctatatcatTGAAAGTTgaaatttgttaataatatttaatcaAATGTTAATaggtaatatttatatttatttagaatGTAATGTTTAACATTATAATCTATATTGCGATACAAAATACATATGAGTTTGGTactgaaaatatatataaacgtagttctgtttatttttatctagtTTTtctaatgtaatataatcattttattcCTTTACTGCAATATTGGTGTGTGTTTATTGCATTAATggtttaaaataataatatatcttatttttataagtaaTCAGAGAAAGTAGAATAAGacacataattaaaattctAAAATAAACAACGGTATAACAAAATGTTTTAtgaatcatttttttaaatatgcacttgtgaaatatattttattatatgtttacattAAAAACATTATGGTTTAAAactcataaaatatttaacctcttatattttgtttatatattatattattttgtatattactTCTATGGATGAATATTTATAGAGGAAGATATATATCCAATCAATAGAAATGATAACTatataatagatatatataaaattcataggcaaatatatttttctattaatataaaaattattaatttatattggcttagatatttcaaaaattacaTTTGATTTCCTTATAACTTCTTTGCTATtacattcatattttaagaataattacgttatatatactaaattTTGGATATATACAATGTAACACAATTAttgaattaataataattaaatacttattttatggataatatatcttatacgtttttttttatgtaatttagttaattttttttttctgatgtGCTTTTGtatagtattattatattacccTATTATTATAGTGGAAATTAAATGCATATTTTAGTGTCTACTTTATAACTATGGTATTtagttataaatattcagATTTTATTTAAgagttattataaatttaattatttaaaaattagttTCAATTATACTAACTTGTGTTAATATATTGAGCATTTATGATTAATatttaaggaaaaataagATTGAATAACACATGTTTCAGGGTTGCATTTCATTGGATCTTTTCCGTACGTTATTGTAATGTAAAATCTGAATAATAAGAACAGAGTCCTAAGCACGTACTCTAAATAATGAAACCATGAAACGTAATAACTGTAGTAATTATATAGAAGaagattttataaatgttttaatattaattcttAGATATAACattcgttttatttatttctatgtTCTTTCTAATTTAAAGCTTCTTATTCGTTTGTCTATAAATtacattgtttttttttttttcttttcttaacAAAGGAATACttctattaattaaataaaagagtTTATCcattattaattctttttgtaCCCTTGA
The window above is part of the Plasmodium malariae genome assembly, chromosome: 10 genome. Proteins encoded here:
- the PmUG01_10053100 gene encoding fam-m protein, encoding MYIFYYLYFSHFIFVNINMLIKSTERKYKYGIILDKRNYRIIAKTKQDIYPNVLCLKEKFPNNENIKYKNISNNAKGVNRRNKQSNRSLLNEAQYYTEVIDYNNGMFDGKHFHFEKKWIKKKDYIDFLEKKRRICNIALKKIKFKNYGYIVAMFVIFFFFGIGLPVLSNLESLDTAWNGLDKKNVLKILYEAVKGWDQTAKSTIYLTIFSVLMLTLIIVLVKGICKILRNNEKYNKIKLITE